The Mixophyes fleayi isolate aMixFle1 chromosome 1, aMixFle1.hap1, whole genome shotgun sequence genome includes a region encoding these proteins:
- the LOC142094470 gene encoding serine/threonine-protein kinase SBK1-like produces MQDTMASSLRDVELTLEGLVSFASQFLQEIELEDSYHVMKELGGGGYASVFMVKDIKTDQRMAVKMMDRKRTTERNFLMEFSMSFLLSSHPNIIGSYGIAFKTSDHFAFAQELSPVGDLLSLILPNTGLPGDTVKRCAVQISNALEFIENKGLVHMDIKPENILVFDQHCHCIKISDFGLSHFKGTAIQTKSGTGSYMAPEMCQLTDKDRLVVDSTLDVWAFGVVLYCLLTGEFPWQLAMPRDKEYSRFVEWQNHSQLDVAPSPWNRLPVGVLRMFSHLLAIDSSQRSKSTEILMFMGESWKAERAQNDTTDNFPVQSELSCFSKNLSYIPTDISNSSESIQSVISAMSRHLNTDSFGLECEETPDDWQNNAPNPLILLDDEISLHVGAEVEIG; encoded by the exons ATGCAG GATACAATGGCCTCCAGTCTACGTGATGTGGAGCTTACCCTGGAAGGACTGGTCTCCTTTGCTTCCCAGTTCCTGCAGGAAATAGAACTTGAGGACAGCTACCACGTCATGAAGGAGCTTGGAGGAGGTGGCTATGCTTCAGTGTTCATGGTAAAGGACATAAAAACAG ATCAGAGAATGGCAGTAAAGATGATGGACAGGAAAAGAACAACTGAGAGAAATTTCCTCATGGAATTCAGTATGTCCTTCCTCCTCTCATCCCATCCCAATATCATTGGGAGTTATGGCATTGCGTTCAAGACCAGTGACCACTTTGCCTTTGCCCAGGAGCTGTCACCAGTGGGTGATTTGTTATCTCTCATTCTACCCAAT ACTGGACTTCCAGGAGACACAGTGAAGAGATGTGCAGTGCAGATCTCCAATGCACTggaatttatagaaaataaaggactgGTGCATATGGACATTAAACCAGAGAACATTTTGGTGTTTGATCAGCACTGTCATTGCATTAAAATTTCTGACTTTGGTCTTTCACATTTCAAGGGAACAGCAATTCAAACCAAGTCTGGGACTGGCTCTTACATGGCCCCTGAGATGTGCCAGCTTACTGACAAGGATCGTTTGGTTGTAGACTCCACTCTTGATGTGTGGGCATTTGGTGTTGTTCTTTATTGCTTGCTCACAGGAGAGTTTCCCTGGCAGTTGGCAATGCCTAGAGACAAAGAGTACAGTAGATTTGTTGAATGGCAAAATCACAGCCAGCTTGACGTCGCTCCCTCACCGTGGAACAGGCTGCCTGTTGGAGTGTTGAGGATGTTTAGTCATCTTTTAGCCATAGACAGTAGTCAGCGAAGCAAATCTACTGAAATCTTGATGTTCATGGGTGAGAGTTGGAAAGCAGAAAGAGCCCAGAATGATACTACAGACAATTTTCCTGTACAATCAGAGCTCTCATGTTTCAGCAAGAATCTGTCTTACATCCCAACAGACATTTCAAACAGCAGTGAGTCCATTCAGTCTGTTATTAGCGCCATGTCACGTCATTTGAACACTGATAGTTTTGGCTTGGAGTGTGAGGAGACACCAGATGACTGGCAGAATAATGCACCAAATCCACTCATACTTCTGGATGATGAGATATCTCTACATGTCGGGGCAGAGGTGGAAATTGGGTGA
- the LOC142094530 gene encoding serine/threonine-protein kinase SBK1-like gives MASSLRDVELTLEGLVSFASQFLQEIELEDSYHVMKELGGGGYASVFMVKDIKTDQRMAVKMMDRKRTTERNFLMEFSMSFLLSSHPNIIGSYGIAFKTSDHFAFAQELSPVGDLLSLILPNTGLPGDTVKRCAVQISNALEFIENKGLVHMDIKPENILVFDQHCHCIKISDFGLSHFKGTAIQTKSGTGSYMAPEMCQLTDKDRLVVDSTLDVWAFGVVLYCLLTGEFPWQLAMPRDKEYSRFVEWQNHSQLDVAPSPWNRLPVGVLRMFSHLLAIDSSQRSKSTEILMFMGESWKAERAQNDTTDNFPVQSELSCFSKNLSYIPTDTSNSSESIQSVISAMSRHLNTDSFGLECEETPDDWQNNAPNPLILLDDEISLHVGAEVEIG, from the exons ATGGCCTCCAGTCTACGTGATGTGGAGCTTACCCTGGAAGGACTGGTCTCCTTTGCTTCCCAGTTCCTGCAGGAAATAGAACTTGAGGACAGCTACCACGTCATGAAGGAGCTTGGAGGAGGTGGCTATGCTTCAGTGTTCATGGTAAAGGACATAAAAACAG ATCAGAGAATGGCAGTAAAGATGATGGACAGGAAAAGAACAACTGAGAGAAATTTCCTCATGGAATTCAGTATGTCCTTCCTCCTCTCATCCCATCCCAATATCATTGGGAGTTATGGCATTGCGTTCAAGACCAGTGACCACTTTGCCTTTGCCCAGGAGCTGTCACCAGTGGGTGATTTGTTATCTCTCATTCTACCCAAT ACTGGACTTCCAGGAGACACAGTGAAGAGATGTGCAGTGCAGATCTCCAATGCACTggaatttatagaaaataaaggactgGTGCATATGGACATTAAACCAGAGAACATTTTGGTGTTTGATCAGCACTGTCATTGCATTAAAATTTCTGACTTTGGTCTTTCACATTTCAAGGGAACAGCAATTCAAACCAAGTCTGGGACTGGCTCTTACATGGCCCCTGAGATGTGCCAGCTTACTGACAAGGATCGTTTGGTTGTAGACTCCACTCTTGATGTGTGGGCATTTGGTGTTGTTCTTTATTGCTTGCTCACAGGAGAGTTTCCCTGGCAGTTGGCAATGCCTAGAGACAAAGAGTACAGTAGATTTGTTGAATGGCAAAATCACAGCCAGCTTGACGTCGCTCCCTCACCGTGGAACAGGCTGCCTGTTGGAGTGTTGAGGATGTTTAGTCATCTTTTAGCCATAGACAGTAGTCAGCGAAGCAAATCTACTGAAATCTTGATGTTCATGGGTGAGAGTTGGAAAGCAGAAAGAGCCCAGAATGATACTACAGACAATTTTCCTGTACAATCAGAGCTCTCATGTTTCAGCAAGAATCTGTCTTACATCCCAACAGACACTTCAAACAGCAGTGAGTCTATTCAGTCTGTTATTAGCGCCATGTCACGTCATTTGAACACTGATAGTTTTGGCTTGGAGTGTGAGGAGACACCAGATGACTGGCAGAATAATGCACCAAATCCACTCATACTTCTGGATGATGAGATATCTCTACATGTCGGGGCAGAGGTGGAAATTGGGTGA